In a genomic window of Candidatus Leptovillus gracilis:
- a CDS encoding type II toxin-antitoxin system Phd/YefM family antitoxin has product MIWQLQDAKSKFSQVVNQALEQGPQIVTRHGEEVVVVLSMAEYRQMMKPKTTLLDLLLASPLAGSGVEITRDRKDVGREVVL; this is encoded by the coding sequence ATGATCTGGCAGTTACAAGACGCGAAAAGCAAATTTAGTCAGGTGGTCAATCAAGCGCTGGAACAAGGACCACAAATTGTCACGCGACACGGTGAAGAGGTCGTTGTTGTTCTATCTATGGCGGAATATCGCCAGATGATGAAGCCTAAAACCACTTTGCTCGACCTTCTTCTGGCCTCACCGTTGGCGGGGTCTGGTGTGGAAATCACGCGGGACCGGAAGGATGTAGGGCGCGAGGTGGTTTTGTGA
- a CDS encoding AIPR family protein yields the protein MSAADFFSNHPFHLRIEEISRRLWAPSPEGGLRETHWFYERARGQYINAQANLTPAKQKEFLSKNPRSQMFTKTDLAKFENSFGMRPHMVSFGAQKKLCGIRKGNWSKMGAERKTVQRALL from the coding sequence GTGAGCGCCGCAGACTTCTTTTCAAATCATCCCTTTCATCTCAGAATCGAAGAGATTTCTCGTCGTTTGTGGGCACCTTCGCCTGAAGGTGGGCTAAGGGAAACTCATTGGTTCTATGAACGCGCACGCGGCCAGTATATCAATGCCCAAGCTAACTTAACCCCAGCAAAACAGAAAGAATTCCTGTCTAAGAACCCCCGCTCTCAAATGTTTACAAAAACCGATCTCGCCAAGTTTGAGAATTCCTTTGGTATGCGACCCCACATGGTTAGTTTTGGAGCGCAAAAAAAACTTTGCGGAATTCGCAAAGGAAATTGGTCAAAAATGGGAGCAGAACGAAAAACAGTTCAACGAGCTTTACTTTAA
- a CDS encoding HNH endonuclease — protein MAKGGLWTYDELLLALNLYYKIPFGQFHQHNPKVIDLAKLINRTPSSVAMQLSNFASLDPYHQSRGISGLRPPGKLAQEIWIDMQNNWEDLIMKSEELLDLLAQPQDEPKTSYTLEEERNKAQYLQIQKEKHVPTEVERSVKVRLGQRFFRESIMANYRERCCVCGMPIPELLIASHIIPWKAREDLRLNPSNGLCLCVLHDKAFDRGLLSIDDDYKVMISSLIQEHSLQEAVKHGLTAYNEHFILLPDRFVPEKRFLQTHRNECFIW, from the coding sequence ATGGCAAAAGGGGGGTTGTGGACATACGACGAGCTATTATTGGCGCTTAACTTGTACTACAAGATACCCTTTGGGCAGTTTCATCAGCACAATCCAAAAGTAATTGATTTAGCTAAATTAATAAACAGAACACCCAGTTCTGTGGCTATGCAACTCAGTAATTTTGCAAGCCTTGACCCATATCACCAAAGTCGGGGAATTAGTGGGCTACGTCCGCCTGGCAAACTTGCACAAGAAATTTGGATAGATATGCAAAACAACTGGGAAGACCTTATCATGAAAAGCGAGGAGTTACTGGATTTACTGGCCCAGCCGCAAGACGAACCCAAAACATCCTATACGTTGGAAGAAGAACGCAATAAAGCCCAATATCTTCAGATTCAGAAAGAAAAGCACGTCCCAACAGAGGTTGAACGCTCTGTAAAGGTGCGATTGGGGCAAAGATTTTTCCGAGAATCAATTATGGCAAACTATCGAGAACGATGTTGTGTGTGCGGTATGCCCATCCCAGAGTTGTTGATAGCAAGTCACATCATTCCTTGGAAGGCAAGAGAAGATTTACGTTTGAATCCAAGCAATGGATTGTGCTTGTGTGTTTTACATGACAAGGCTTTTGACCGAGGGTTACTTTCAATAGATGATGATTACAAAGTGATGATCAGTTCATTGATTCAAGAACATTCATTACAAGAAGCAGTAAAACACGGTTTAACAGCCTACAATGAACATTTTATCTTACTACCCGATAGATTTGTGCCTGAGAAAAGATTTTTGCAGACTCATCGTAATGAGTGTTTTATCTGGTAA
- a CDS encoding AIPR family protein yields MERKKNFAEFAKEIGQKWEQNEKQFNELYFKHLVAKAILFRFLDKNIMRQAWYGGYKANIVTYSITKLAYMVSSTRKRLDLEQIWKNQKLSPALESQLLLIAESVNEQIQDAPELITNVTEWCKKEACWQRIKDSQQVTLNQDLIIELLDVQEVLDRAKDAEKTQTIDNGIFSQKYVIEKGADYWKQVAQYGLKGKHLSPMEMEIIQIACKIPNKIPSEKQSQVIIKIENKVIAEGFFVE; encoded by the coding sequence TTGGAGCGCAAAAAAAACTTTGCGGAATTCGCAAAGGAAATTGGTCAAAAATGGGAGCAGAACGAAAAACAGTTCAACGAGCTTTACTTTAAACATCTTGTGGCAAAAGCAATCCTATTCCGTTTTCTTGACAAAAATATCATGCGACAAGCGTGGTACGGTGGATACAAGGCCAACATAGTTACCTATTCAATAACAAAACTGGCATATATGGTTTCAAGTACCCGCAAGCGCCTAGATTTAGAGCAAATATGGAAGAATCAGAAATTATCACCTGCTCTCGAATCTCAACTATTGCTTATTGCTGAGTCAGTAAATGAGCAAATACAAGACGCACCAGAACTGATAACAAATGTAACTGAATGGTGTAAGAAAGAAGCCTGTTGGCAAAGAATCAAAGACTCACAACAAGTAACTTTGAACCAAGACCTTATTATTGAGCTTTTGGACGTTCAGGAAGTACTAGATCGTGCAAAAGATGCCGAGAAAACTCAAACGATAGATAACGGTATCTTTTCACAAAAATATGTAATTGAAAAAGGAGCTGACTATTGGAAGCAAGTCGCCCAATACGGACTGAAGGGGAAGCATCTTAGCCCTATGGAAATGGAAATTATTCAAATTGCCTGCAAAATCCCGAATAAAATCCCATCTGAAAAACAATCACAGGTAATCATAAAAATCGAAAACAAGGTTATTGCTGAGGGATTTTTTGTTGAATAG
- a CDS encoding DNA cytosine methyltransferase, with protein MNHSEFQNGKPRIRTLDLFCGAGGSSYGARQAGAEIVAAIDYWQTAVDTYNANFGEGKARYAASHL; from the coding sequence ATGAATCACTCTGAATTCCAAAACGGCAAACCGAGAATAAGAACCCTGGACCTGTTTTGTGGGGCAGGGGGCAGCAGCTATGGCGCGCGCCAGGCAGGGGCGGAGATTGTGGCTGCGATTGACTACTGGCAAACGGCCGTTGACACTTACAACGCTAACTTTGGCGAAGGCAAAGCGCGTTATGCGGCTTCCCACCTTTGA
- a CDS encoding type II toxin-antitoxin system VapC family toxin, which produces MTYLLDTNIVSEFATETPESLVVNWLQIHQHMPMFLSVVTIGEVQQGITRLPASQKQEQLTVWLEEMLLPAYQEYILPLDTGTMRQWGMLTGKLMQRGRKLPVMDGLIAATAIHHNLALVTRNTTDFTGLGVVLVNPWLEM; this is translated from the coding sequence GTGACTTATCTGCTGGACACAAACATTGTCTCTGAATTTGCCACAGAGACGCCGGAATCGCTTGTCGTTAACTGGCTGCAAATCCATCAACATATGCCCATGTTCCTGAGCGTCGTCACAATTGGCGAAGTTCAGCAAGGCATTACCCGGCTGCCCGCATCGCAAAAACAAGAGCAATTGACCGTGTGGTTAGAAGAAATGCTGTTACCCGCTTACCAGGAGTACATACTGCCGCTGGATACGGGCACGATGCGGCAGTGGGGAATGCTTACCGGAAAGCTGATGCAGCGGGGGCGTAAACTACCGGTCATGGACGGGTTAATCGCCGCAACGGCCATTCACCACAATCTAGCCCTGGTCACACGGAATACGACCGATTTTACCGGTTTAGGCGTGGTACTCGTGAACCCGTGGCTGGAGATGTAA
- a CDS encoding c-type cytochrome, whose translation MNKRNRRIVLLILVSSLLLAVSFVWNGRSHQNNIAIAVAKGKAVYDMTAMTQISLNQPQMQAIALADEGLMALLGGDEFGFLDAVVLGEGEAARWQAAGCGRQNCVHISLYDYTNGGTVNAVLNTSSGRIVDRWTNPDARPGGSEFILPRAIAIAAADPGVQNILGKLDQDPAMIPMSAWLADDACRDDWCVDLTYQDPSGSGKIVHVFVNMEQKRVARTFMTRGRDPIASAAPQPQRNSYTDGCQENEYGWNVCWEMTANDGLNFYGAAYNGTPIFASAKIGQIEAWYPSWPGGYRDEIGFRSTVPPFGDTQVTDLGDGFEVMQLFTEFTHWPNCICCYRYEQIMRFYEDGRFALGFVSHGPGCDDLSVYRPFWRLDLTLDGRGRTDVWAWDTSQWVELTEESEFFPFIDQVSPEGEQLATFNGDLHYRWQMTRTDPFGLDEARVFLLQYQEGEGDGPIPTGPGDTFIPPRQWLDGDALSGGDPVLWWVPLLKSKKSEPYWCSPDPEPGINMCETFLIARPAGELVQPTEEELAAMPTATAVPAEISTPAPTPTPRPVQGEDAEDIILNAGCGSCHQIGALGEAHKVGPDLSGIGLVAGSRVPGLSAEEYLRQAILEPNAHIVADCPNGPCIPNIMPRDYATRLSPAQLELVIAYLLTMRDEVVVVETIGDGVVPAPKAIPSAKNASGATTAPARATGLVVQVVLVVFVFLLTAFLLAKLPEER comes from the coding sequence GTGAATAAACGTAACCGCCGAATTGTTCTGCTCATCCTGGTGAGCAGCCTGCTGTTGGCCGTTAGCTTTGTCTGGAACGGCCGTAGCCACCAAAACAACATCGCCATCGCCGTCGCCAAAGGCAAAGCGGTCTACGACATGACCGCCATGACCCAAATTAGCCTCAACCAACCGCAAATGCAAGCCATCGCCCTGGCCGACGAAGGGCTGATGGCGCTGCTTGGCGGCGACGAATTCGGCTTTTTAGATGCCGTCGTCCTGGGGGAAGGCGAAGCCGCCCGCTGGCAGGCCGCCGGCTGCGGCCGCCAAAACTGCGTCCACATCTCCCTTTATGATTACACCAACGGCGGCACGGTGAATGCTGTCCTCAACACCAGCAGCGGCCGTATCGTAGACCGCTGGACCAATCCCGACGCCCGCCCCGGCGGCAGCGAATTTATCTTGCCCCGCGCCATCGCCATCGCGGCCGCCGACCCCGGCGTGCAAAACATCCTGGGCAAGCTGGATCAGGACCCGGCGATGATCCCTATGTCGGCCTGGCTGGCCGACGACGCCTGCCGTGACGATTGGTGCGTAGACCTGACCTACCAGGACCCATCGGGCAGCGGCAAAATTGTCCACGTCTTTGTCAATATGGAGCAGAAGCGGGTGGCGCGCACGTTCATGACGCGCGGCCGTGACCCCATCGCCTCTGCCGCGCCGCAGCCGCAGCGCAATTCGTATACCGACGGCTGCCAGGAAAACGAATACGGTTGGAATGTCTGCTGGGAAATGACGGCCAACGATGGCCTGAATTTTTACGGCGCAGCCTACAATGGCACGCCTATTTTTGCAAGCGCCAAAATTGGGCAAATTGAGGCGTGGTACCCAAGCTGGCCCGGCGGCTACCGCGACGAAATCGGTTTCCGCTCCACGGTGCCCCCCTTTGGCGACACGCAGGTGACGGATTTGGGCGATGGCTTTGAGGTGATGCAGTTGTTTACGGAGTTCACCCACTGGCCGAACTGCATCTGCTGCTACCGCTATGAGCAGATTATGCGTTTTTATGAAGACGGCCGTTTCGCCCTCGGTTTTGTCTCGCATGGCCCTGGCTGTGATGATTTGTCGGTCTACCGGCCGTTTTGGCGCCTGGATCTGACATTAGACGGCCGTGGCCGCACCGATGTCTGGGCCTGGGACACCAGCCAGTGGGTTGAGCTGACCGAGGAGAGCGAATTCTTCCCCTTTATTGACCAGGTTTCACCGGAAGGGGAGCAACTGGCAACCTTCAACGGCGACCTCCATTACCGCTGGCAGATGACGCGCACCGACCCGTTTGGGCTGGATGAAGCCCGTGTTTTCCTGCTGCAATACCAAGAAGGCGAAGGGGATGGCCCCATCCCGACCGGCCCCGGCGACACCTTCATCCCGCCGCGCCAATGGCTGGATGGCGACGCGCTGTCCGGCGGCGACCCGGTGTTGTGGTGGGTCCCGCTGCTCAAGAGCAAAAAGAGCGAACCATACTGGTGTTCGCCCGACCCGGAACCGGGCATCAACATGTGCGAGACTTTTTTGATTGCCCGGCCGGCCGGTGAATTGGTGCAGCCCACAGAAGAAGAATTGGCGGCCATGCCGACGGCAACGGCCGTGCCCGCCGAAATCTCCACACCCGCCCCCACGCCCACGCCCCGCCCCGTGCAAGGCGAAGACGCCGAAGACATCATCCTCAACGCTGGCTGCGGCTCCTGCCACCAGATCGGCGCGTTGGGCGAAGCCCACAAGGTCGGGCCAGACCTGTCTGGCATTGGTCTGGTGGCCGGGTCGCGGGTCCCCGGCTTGTCCGCCGAAGAATATCTGCGCCAGGCTATTCTGGAACCCAACGCCCACATCGTCGCCGATTGTCCCAACGGCCCGTGCATCCCCAACATCATGCCGCGTGATTATGCCACGCGCCTCAGCCCGGCGCAGTTGGAGCTGGTGATTGCTTATCTGCTTACCATGCGCGACGAGGTGGTGGTTGTCGAAACGATTGGCGACGGGGTGGTTCCCGCGCCGAAGGCGATCCCATCGGCCAAAAATGCGTCGGGCGCGACCACTGCCCCGGCGCGGGCGACTGGGTTGGTGGTGCAGGTGGTGTTGGTGGTATTTGTGTTTTTGCTGACGGCGTTTTTGTTAGCAAAACTGCCAGAAGAGAGATAG